One genomic segment of Candidatus Nezhaarchaeota archaeon includes these proteins:
- a CDS encoding enoyl-CoA hydratase/isomerase family protein, translating into MSEFKTIIYEKRGNVAWITLNRPDKLNAQNTEMRRELIRALEDAWKDDNVRVVVITGAGRAFSAGADISEFPTLTPADLVKRAEIMRPYELIRNMPKPVIAAVNGLALGGGCELAMACDIVIASEDAQFGQPEVRVGVIPGGGGTQILPRLVGEKIAKEMIFTGKFISAQEAYRLGMINKVVPKEKLMEEVNNMVNELLKQSPIILAFAKMAVNKALETTLTEGLKCEADLFRLCFSTEDQKELSKAFLEKRPPVIKGR; encoded by the coding sequence ATGTCTGAGTTTAAAACAATAATTTACGAAAAGAGAGGGAATGTGGCCTGGATAACTCTCAACCGCCCAGATAAGCTGAACGCACAGAACACTGAGATGCGGAGAGAATTGATACGAGCGCTTGAAGATGCTTGGAAGGACGATAACGTGCGCGTAGTGGTGATAACCGGTGCAGGTCGAGCTTTTAGTGCAGGAGCTGACATAAGCGAGTTCCCGACGTTGACTCCAGCCGACTTAGTAAAACGTGCTGAGATAATGCGGCCCTACGAGCTCATTCGTAATATGCCAAAGCCGGTGATAGCTGCTGTTAACGGCTTAGCACTTGGTGGAGGTTGCGAGCTGGCAATGGCATGCGACATAGTAATAGCATCGGAAGACGCACAATTTGGACAGCCAGAAGTGAGAGTTGGGGTCATACCAGGTGGTGGAGGTACACAAATCCTTCCTAGGCTAGTGGGTGAGAAGATAGCGAAAGAAATGATCTTCACCGGGAAGTTTATATCGGCTCAAGAGGCTTACAGACTTGGCATGATTAACAAGGTGGTTCCTAAAGAGAAGTTAATGGAGGAGGTGAACAACATGGTCAATGAGCTTCTAAAGCAAAGCCCCATAATACTAGCTTTCGCTAAGATGGCTGTGAACAAAGCTTTGGAGACGACCTTAACTGAAGGGCTAAAGTGTGAGGCAGACCTGTTTAGACTATGTTTCAGCACGGAGGATCAAAAAGAGCTGTCGAAAGCTTTCCTTGAGAAGAGACCACCAGTAATTAAGGGGAGATAA